A region of Mesorhizobium sp. AR02 DNA encodes the following proteins:
- a CDS encoding cupin-like domain-containing protein: MPPNAKRSSVDPVGSVRRQRTDDIPVMAERSLPIEWRTWIAENRILGTSPDVLVESAVKAGYFRHIVEEELRSERDNPYCRVAELMTKRYLKLKSVLQVRKALRNLAFNAQTIERRSKISRSEFLERYYAANRPVILTGMLAGSAARRDWTPEYLAEMCGSANVQIMAGRGSDPHYELNSDLHRRELNMAEYVSMVTAGGSSNDYYLVANNHFFEREEFAKLYDQAPRIDEYINHNDGKKKTFFWFGPSGTITPLHHDLMNVLVAQIFGKKRFILLSPEDTPFVYNEVGCYGGVDCSSPDYNIHPLYSEASPITLTLFPGDVLFIPVGWWHYVQSIDISIMVSYTNFHYPNEFNWYLPRP; this comes from the coding sequence ATGCCGCCGAATGCAAAGCGAAGTTCTGTCGATCCGGTTGGCAGCGTGAGACGTCAGCGTACCGACGACATACCCGTGATGGCCGAACGATCTCTGCCTATAGAGTGGCGGACTTGGATCGCGGAGAACAGAATTCTAGGAACCTCGCCAGATGTTCTTGTTGAATCTGCTGTGAAGGCTGGGTACTTCCGTCATATCGTCGAAGAGGAGTTGCGCTCAGAACGCGATAACCCGTATTGCCGCGTTGCCGAACTCATGACGAAGCGATATCTGAAGCTCAAGTCGGTTCTCCAGGTGCGAAAGGCATTGAGAAATCTGGCCTTCAACGCGCAAACGATTGAGCGCAGAAGCAAGATCTCACGCAGCGAGTTCCTTGAGCGCTACTATGCCGCAAACAGGCCTGTTATCCTCACCGGGATGCTTGCGGGGAGCGCTGCGCGCCGAGACTGGACGCCGGAGTATCTCGCGGAAATGTGCGGAAGCGCCAATGTCCAGATCATGGCGGGGCGGGGCTCCGACCCTCACTACGAACTGAATTCTGATCTACACCGTCGCGAACTAAACATGGCCGAATACGTGTCGATGGTGACCGCCGGTGGGTCGAGTAACGATTATTATCTGGTTGCCAACAACCACTTCTTTGAAAGGGAAGAATTCGCCAAACTCTATGACCAGGCTCCACGGATTGATGAATACATAAATCACAATGACGGCAAAAAGAAGACTTTTTTTTGGTTTGGACCGTCCGGAACGATTACACCTCTACATCACGACCTGATGAATGTACTTGTTGCTCAAATATTTGGCAAAAAGCGCTTCATACTACTTTCACCAGAAGACACCCCATTCGTATATAATGAAGTTGGATGCTATGGAGGAGTGGATTGTTCAAGTCCTGACTACAATATCCATCCGCTGTACAGTGAGGCATCACCAATTACTTTAACATTGTTTCCTGGAGACGTTCTTTTTATACCTGTTGGATGGTGGCATTATGTTCAGTCTATAGATATTTCCATTATGGTATCCTACACAAATTTTCACTATCCAAACGAGTTTAATTGGTACCTACCTCGCCCTTAA